In one window of Coleofasciculus chthonoplastes PCC 7420 DNA:
- a CDS encoding transporter substrate-binding domain-containing protein, which yields MIAQRFFNVGVVLGLMGVAVLQPPSAYPAELAEIEQRGQLIVAVKDNLRPLGFRDATGSLQGLEIDIARRLAKELLGSPEAVVLQPVANRDRLSVVVEDQVDIAIARVTVTDSRARLVDFSIPYYLDGAGIITNDASINLLSDLDNQTIAVIKGSSTIPVIKYALPNAQLVGVDSYQEALFLLEAGEANAFAADQTVLTGWVQQYPDYRLLPYRLSGAALAIVMPKGLQYTELRQQVNQAIERWHAEGWLAERAAAWGLP from the coding sequence ATGATCGCCCAAAGGTTTTTTAATGTCGGTGTGGTACTTGGATTGATGGGGGTGGCTGTTTTACAACCTCCATCCGCTTATCCGGCTGAATTGGCAGAAATTGAGCAACGGGGTCAATTAATTGTTGCGGTAAAAGATAATTTGCGTCCCTTGGGCTTTCGCGATGCGACGGGAAGCCTACAAGGACTAGAAATTGATATCGCCCGACGACTGGCTAAAGAATTGCTAGGGAGTCCAGAGGCTGTTGTTTTGCAGCCAGTGGCAAATCGCGATCGCTTGAGTGTGGTAGTTGAAGATCAGGTTGATATTGCGATCGCTAGAGTAACGGTAACGGATTCCCGCGCCCGCTTGGTCGATTTCAGTATCCCCTATTATTTAGATGGTGCAGGAATTATCACGAACGATGCCTCAATTAATCTGTTGAGTGATTTAGACAACCAAACCATCGCGGTGATCAAGGGTTCGAGTACAATCCCAGTGATCAAGTATGCTTTACCCAATGCCCAATTAGTCGGCGTTGACTCCTACCAAGAAGCGTTATTTCTCCTTGAGGCGGGAGAAGCCAACGCCTTTGCTGCTGATCAGACGGTTTTGACTGGATGGGTACAGCAATACCCAGACTATCGATTGCTCCCCTATCGCTTATCTGGTGCAGCTTTGGCGATAGTAATGCCTAAAGGATTGCAATATACCGAACTGCGACAACAAGTCAATCAGGCGATCGAACGTTGGCACGCCGAAGGGTGGTTAGCTGAACGCGCTGCCGCTTGGGGTTTACCATGA
- a CDS encoding tetratricopeptide repeat protein has translation MDETLPQIYLIILLVLLGVAALAVIRQVFKTRKIESTLSKLEQKLQKERGSVQDYYELGSIYLDKKLFAQAVILFQKGLKAPDAEETNLAPVHNALGFAYFAQDQYDIAIRQYKEALKLEPDYVTALNNLGHVYERKQLTAQALEAYETAIKHEPKNDTAKRRAESLRKRLVPSS, from the coding sequence ATGGATGAAACCCTGCCACAAATTTATCTAATCATATTGTTAGTCCTGCTTGGCGTTGCAGCTTTGGCAGTAATTCGCCAAGTGTTCAAAACCCGTAAAATCGAAAGCACCCTCTCCAAGCTGGAGCAAAAGCTGCAAAAAGAGCGAGGATCAGTCCAAGACTACTACGAGTTGGGTAGTATCTATCTGGACAAGAAACTCTTTGCTCAAGCCGTTATTCTATTCCAAAAGGGACTTAAAGCTCCGGATGCTGAGGAAACCAATCTAGCTCCGGTTCATAATGCTCTCGGTTTTGCCTACTTTGCCCAAGATCAGTACGATATTGCCATTCGCCAGTATAAGGAAGCCTTAAAACTAGAGCCAGATTATGTGACAGCTCTCAATAACTTGGGTCACGTTTACGAGCGCAAGCAGCTAACCGCTCAAGCGTTAGAGGCGTATGAAACAGCGATTAAGCATGAACCGAAGAATGATACGGCGAAGCGGCGAGCTGAATCCCTCCGCAAGCGGCTAGTGCCATCCAGCTAA
- a CDS encoding DUF1499 domain-containing protein, translating into MTLEAQKRSPLKAILIVLIALILIVSASIGVTLTVSGGDMFAGKRPTNLGVESGKLTTCPETPNCVNSQAQDAQHKIDPLTYKSAPVKAIADLKTVIENMERTKIITESENYLYAEFATKLMGFVDDVEFFLDEEANVIHVRSASRLGQSDLGVNRKRVETIRAKFNELQT; encoded by the coding sequence ATGACATTAGAAGCGCAAAAGCGATCACCACTTAAAGCTATTTTGATCGTCTTAATTGCTTTAATTTTAATTGTTTCTGCCTCTATAGGCGTAACCTTAACTGTTTCAGGAGGAGATATGTTTGCTGGAAAACGACCCACGAATCTTGGTGTTGAGTCAGGGAAGTTAACTACCTGTCCCGAAACGCCAAACTGTGTCAATAGTCAAGCTCAAGATGCCCAACATAAAATTGATCCGTTAACCTACAAATCAGCACCAGTTAAGGCAATAGCTGACCTGAAAACCGTGATTGAGAACATGGAAAGAACCAAAATTATCACGGAATCAGAGAATTATCTCTACGCCGAATTCGCGACTAAGCTGATGGGGTTCGTCGATGACGTAGAATTTTTCCTAGATGAAGAAGCGAATGTTATCCATGTTCGTTCAGCATCGCGTTTAGGACAATCCGATTTAGGCGTCAACCGCAAACGAGTGGAAACCATTCGCGCCAAATTCAACGAACTGCAAACCTAA
- a CDS encoding dihydroorotase, whose amino-acid sequence MSSDSSLLIRHARILMPTGDILLGDVLTRGQEIVQIAPDISASADREIDATGLTLLPGVIDPQVHFREPGLEHKEDLFTASCACAKGGVTSFLEMPNTRPLTTTQAALDDKLKRAADKCLVNYGFFIGATPANLPDLREAQPTCGIKIFMGSMRGGLLVDSEEALDPIFAEGSRLIAVHAEDQQRIRERREKFAGINDPAIHSQIQDNQAALNATQLALKLSKKYQRRLHILHLSTGEEAELLRRDKPSWVTAEVTPQHLLLNTSAYEKIGTLAQMNPPLRSPQDNATLWQALLDGVIDFIATDHAPHTLEEKAQTYPNSPSGMPGVETSLALMLTQAIQGRCTLAQVSNWMSTAVAKAYRIPNKGAIAPGYDADLVLVDLENYHPVRREELLTKCGWSPFESWNLTGWSVMTIVGGQVAYERGKLHTEVRGQALRFDG is encoded by the coding sequence ATGTCCTCTGACTCAAGCTTACTCATCCGCCATGCTCGTATTCTCATGCCCACAGGGGACATTTTGCTGGGAGATGTCCTCACTCGTGGTCAAGAAATTGTCCAGATTGCCCCAGACATCTCAGCTTCGGCAGATAGGGAAATCGACGCAACGGGGTTAACATTGTTGCCGGGAGTCATCGATCCACAAGTTCATTTTCGCGAACCGGGCTTAGAACATAAGGAAGACTTATTTACCGCCAGTTGTGCTTGTGCCAAGGGAGGCGTTACTTCATTTCTGGAAATGCCCAACACTCGCCCCCTAACCACAACTCAAGCCGCACTAGACGATAAGCTAAAACGGGCAGCCGATAAGTGCTTAGTTAACTACGGCTTTTTTATTGGCGCCACACCCGCAAATTTGCCTGATCTGCGTGAGGCACAGCCGACCTGTGGGATTAAGATATTTATGGGTTCGATGCGTGGGGGGCTATTAGTGGATAGCGAGGAAGCCCTCGACCCAATTTTTGCCGAGGGAAGCCGACTAATTGCGGTTCATGCTGAAGATCAACAGCGAATCCGGGAACGGCGGGAAAAATTTGCTGGAATTAATGACCCGGCGATTCACTCCCAGATTCAGGATAATCAAGCCGCCCTAAATGCGACTCAACTGGCGCTGAAACTCTCGAAAAAATATCAGCGACGGCTGCATATTCTGCATCTGTCTACCGGGGAGGAAGCCGAGTTACTCCGTCGAGATAAACCCAGTTGGGTAACGGCTGAAGTCACCCCCCAACACTTGCTCCTCAATACCAGCGCCTACGAGAAAATCGGCACATTGGCGCAAATGAACCCTCCCTTGCGATCGCCCCAGGATAATGCCACTCTTTGGCAAGCGCTATTAGATGGCGTCATTGACTTTATTGCCACGGATCACGCACCCCATACCCTAGAAGAAAAAGCCCAAACCTATCCCAATAGTCCCTCAGGAATGCCAGGAGTGGAGACATCCTTAGCCTTAATGCTCACCCAAGCCATACAAGGACGCTGTACCCTTGCCCAAGTCTCCAACTGGATGTCTACGGCTGTAGCTAAAGCCTATCGCATTCCCAACAAAGGCGCGATCGCTCCCGGTTATGATGCCGATTTGGTCTTAGTAGACTTAGAAAATTACCATCCGGTGCGGCGAGAGGAACTCTTAACTAAATGTGGTTGGAGTCCCTTTGAAAGCTGGAATTTGACTGGATGGTCAGTGATGACTATTGTGGGGGGTCAAGTGGCTTATGAACGGGGAAAACTGCACACAGAGGTACGCGGTCAAGCCTTGAGGTTTGATGGGTAA
- the lepB gene encoding signal peptidase I has translation MTRAQNRDPEKQSVQKPENPWVEGFKTIGLSVFLAIGIRSFVAEARYIPSGSMEPTLQINDRLIIDKISYNFRQPQRGDIVVFSPTEALKQQNFKDAFIKRVIGLPGETVEVKGGRVYVNDQALREQYIEEEPEYSYGPVTVPEDNYLVLGDNRNNSYDSHYWGFVPRDKIIGRAIVRFWPLNRVGEVDVIESVAPDASPSTQIQQPVN, from the coding sequence ATGACTCGTGCCCAAAATCGAGACCCTGAAAAACAATCGGTACAAAAGCCAGAAAATCCCTGGGTAGAGGGATTCAAGACCATTGGCTTGAGTGTTTTTCTCGCGATCGGGATTCGCAGCTTTGTGGCAGAAGCGCGATATATCCCTTCAGGTTCTATGGAACCCACCCTCCAGATTAACGATCGCTTGATTATTGATAAGATTAGCTATAACTTCCGTCAACCCCAGCGCGGAGATATTGTGGTCTTTTCTCCCACAGAGGCGCTCAAACAGCAAAATTTCAAAGACGCCTTTATCAAGCGAGTGATTGGTCTTCCTGGCGAAACCGTGGAGGTGAAGGGAGGACGAGTCTATGTCAATGATCAAGCCTTGCGGGAACAATATATCGAAGAGGAACCCGAATACAGCTACGGACCGGTGACTGTACCTGAGGACAATTATTTGGTGTTGGGAGATAATCGCAATAATAGCTACGATTCTCACTATTGGGGTTTTGTCCCGCGTGACAAGATTATTGGACGAGCGATCGTCCGCTTTTGGCCCCTCAATCGGGTAGGTGAAGTCGATGTGATCGAATCTGTGGCTCCAGACGCCTCTCCTTCAACCCAGATTCAACAGCCAGTAAACTAA
- a CDS encoding AAA family ATPase, whose product MERIEIKDFVGIKDITLDVKPINILIGPQASGKSVVAKLLFYFKSFISEILNAAERSKYKKELDQDFKSRFYEYFPSSSWGNANFRICYYVGEDFIEIYRKRKNKNSSPEVVLNYSEFFKDEFVYLRTIIQKQNEKAAEQDMPVSVLSRFNIIYDIQRSFLRDVAKKVPQVVTFTQLYIPAGRSFFANLKSSIFTFLSENKAVDPFLVEFGNYYERVKNPIRLERLGRRSDNKQLNKEIAILNTKILCGKYFQEDGEDYLEMDGGRKISVSNSSSGQQEVLPLALILRSIALSKPTKIGGQSIYIEEPEAHIFPAAQRDMVELISTVYNSGKDNLQFFITTHSPYILTAFNNLIQAGFLAANATEEKKKEIARYVPTSRFLDPNDLAVYSLADGYCHSILDLETGLIDTNIIDDVSNELAIQFDQLLDINP is encoded by the coding sequence ATGGAAAGAATTGAAATTAAAGATTTTGTGGGAATTAAAGATATTACGCTAGATGTCAAACCCATTAATATTTTGATTGGTCCCCAAGCCAGCGGGAAGAGTGTCGTCGCCAAGTTACTCTTCTACTTCAAGAGCTTTATATCTGAAATCCTTAACGCAGCAGAACGATCAAAATATAAAAAAGAGCTTGATCAAGATTTCAAAAGCCGATTTTATGAATATTTCCCGTCATCATCCTGGGGAAACGCAAATTTTAGAATTTGTTATTATGTCGGTGAAGATTTTATTGAGATTTACCGAAAACGAAAAAACAAGAACAGCTCACCGGAAGTGGTACTTAACTATTCAGAATTCTTTAAAGATGAATTTGTTTATTTGAGAACTATCATTCAGAAACAAAATGAGAAAGCCGCTGAACAAGATATGCCAGTTAGTGTTCTCTCTCGTTTCAATATTATCTATGATATACAGCGATCATTTTTGCGTGATGTAGCCAAAAAAGTTCCTCAAGTTGTCACGTTCACACAATTATATATTCCAGCAGGTCGATCATTTTTTGCGAATCTAAAAAGTAGTATATTCACTTTTTTATCTGAGAACAAAGCTGTCGATCCATTTCTGGTTGAGTTCGGGAATTACTATGAAAGAGTAAAAAATCCGATTAGACTAGAAAGGTTGGGAAGAAGGAGCGATAATAAACAGTTAAATAAGGAAATAGCTATACTCAATACAAAAATTCTTTGCGGCAAGTATTTTCAAGAAGATGGGGAAGACTATCTGGAGATGGATGGAGGCAGAAAGATTAGTGTTTCAAATTCTTCTTCGGGACAGCAAGAAGTCTTGCCATTAGCTCTTATTCTTAGATCAATTGCATTGTCTAAACCCACCAAAATAGGGGGTCAATCAATATATATTGAGGAGCCAGAGGCACATATTTTTCCAGCCGCTCAGAGAGATATGGTGGAGCTAATTTCTACAGTCTATAACTCTGGGAAAGATAACTTACAGTTTTTCATTACAACTCATAGTCCTTATATATTAACGGCTTTCAATAATCTTATTCAAGCCGGATTCTTGGCGGCTAATGCTACTGAAGAAAAGAAAAAAGAAATAGCTCGTTATGTTCCGACATCCAGATTCCTTGATCCTAATGATCTGGCTGTCTATTCTTTAGCGGATGGTTATTGCCATTCCATTCTTGATCTTGAAACCGGATTAATAGATACGAATATTATTGATGACGTATCAAATGAACTAGCCATTCAGTTTGATCAACTCCTCGATATCAATCCATGA
- a CDS encoding DUF928 domain-containing protein, producing MNVVKSLSLFGIALSLEVLVVPDLMAQSDSINTQLWVTFEPPKEGTPYDTTGGASRGTCPGDELMDNESLSSLMPTHSETDVKRPSFAVYLPKTGAKQVFFSLKDADEDYFYQTQLPLPTTPGTYRLELPTDAPAIDSNREYRWSIGLICGQAVDPNDPRVGGMILYRSP from the coding sequence ATGAACGTAGTTAAATCTTTATCCCTATTCGGCATTGCTCTATCCTTGGAAGTGTTAGTCGTTCCGGATTTAATGGCACAATCTGACTCAATTAATACCCAGTTGTGGGTAACATTTGAGCCGCCCAAAGAAGGCACTCCATACGATACAACTGGTGGCGCATCTCGGGGAACCTGTCCGGGGGATGAACTGATGGACAATGAAAGCTTATCCTCGTTAATGCCCACCCATAGCGAAACGGATGTTAAACGTCCCAGTTTTGCTGTATATCTTCCCAAAACCGGAGCTAAACAAGTATTTTTTAGCTTAAAAGATGCTGATGAAGACTATTTTTATCAGACACAACTGCCACTACCGACAACTCCGGGTACGTATCGTTTAGAGTTGCCAACCGATGCTCCAGCAATAGATTCTAATAGAGAATATCGGTGGTCTATAGGGTTGATATGTGGGCAAGCCGTCGATCCTAATGATCCTAGAGTTGGTGGGATGATTCTGTATAGGAGTCCCTAG
- a CDS encoding CHAT domain-containing protein yields the protein MKRLRRSSKKQLFFWGLVLVTCFVVVTVRPVAAQYSSNRFLTSPPTPLLQGEGRQIDTSNLVSQGKINEESGHLADTIKTWQEAVKDYEKAGDRMNQALALHYLSLAYQDGGQWQQAEAAIKQSLDLLQPQANPAILAPILNTKGSLQLAMGQPQAALDTWKQAETVYAQADDQMGVLGSKINQAQAWQSLGMVQRSRQLLESVQPQLTTQPDSIMKATGLRSLGRVWEAIGDLPAAQTILQESLAVAQRLNSAPDISAALLSLGNISRNFAEMPAALAYYQQAAEIATTPLSQVQAKLNQLKLLIHLEQFTDAQELVPQIQRNLSQLSPSRETIYAQVNYAERLIELVETADLHPQEINYKTIAQQLADTLKAAKRLNDKRAESLSLGILGKVYDKTQQWSQAQDLTEQALFLSQSINAADLSYQWDWQLAQILTKVGDKKSAIAANKQAFDTVQSLRGDLVAMNADVRFSFQEEIEPIYRHLVSLLLDSPSPEHLQQARTVIESLQLAELENFFRTACLETQAEQIDTVIEKGDTKAAVIYPIILPNRLAVILSLPGHPLQTYHTNVSSPDIEATISRLRQTMNPALSNKERLKLSQTVYDWLIRPIDNQLASNQIKTLVFVLDGVLRNIPMTALYDGNQYLIEKYSVALTPGLQLLEPRSLKQVPLFSLTAGLTEARQGFLPLPAVKQEVKEISDDLPSEILLNETFTHAKIEKELKNHSVNILHLATHGQFSSQPKDTFILTWDKRLNANTLSQLLKTREQSNSEPIELLVLSACQTATGDKRAALGLAGLAVRSGARSTIATLWSVNDQSTADTMIKFYRHLRQGDGNRAEALRQAQLSLLKQEAYQHPYYWAPFVLVGNWL from the coding sequence ATGAAACGGTTAAGAAGAAGCAGTAAAAAGCAACTATTTTTCTGGGGATTAGTCCTAGTCACTTGCTTCGTGGTGGTGACGGTTCGTCCTGTCGCGGCACAGTATTCTTCTAACCGTTTTTTGACCTCTCCCCCTACCCCTCTCCTACAAGGAGAGGGGAGACAAATAGATACTTCTAACCTTGTCAGTCAAGGTAAAATCAATGAGGAATCTGGACATTTAGCTGATACAATAAAGACTTGGCAAGAGGCGGTAAAGGATTATGAAAAAGCTGGCGATCGCATGAATCAGGCGTTAGCGTTACATTACTTATCCTTAGCCTATCAAGACGGGGGACAATGGCAACAAGCAGAAGCGGCGATTAAGCAAAGTCTTGACTTACTCCAACCCCAAGCCAATCCCGCGATTCTAGCCCCCATTTTAAATACCAAAGGGAGTCTGCAACTAGCAATGGGACAACCGCAGGCGGCGCTAGACACCTGGAAACAGGCGGAAACGGTTTACGCCCAAGCCGATGATCAGATGGGGGTATTGGGGAGCAAAATTAATCAGGCTCAAGCATGGCAAAGTTTGGGAATGGTTCAGCGATCGCGGCAACTTCTCGAATCGGTACAGCCACAGCTAACCACCCAACCGGATTCTATCATGAAAGCCACTGGATTACGTAGTCTGGGTAGGGTCTGGGAAGCTATCGGTGATTTGCCAGCCGCCCAGACTATTTTACAAGAAAGTTTAGCTGTAGCACAACGCCTTAATTCTGCCCCCGATATCAGTGCAGCTTTGCTAAGTTTAGGTAATATTAGCCGCAATTTTGCAGAAATGCCAGCCGCATTAGCCTACTATCAACAAGCCGCCGAAATCGCCACGACTCCTCTATCTCAAGTCCAAGCAAAACTCAACCAACTTAAGCTACTAATTCATTTAGAACAGTTTACCGACGCCCAAGAATTAGTTCCCCAAATTCAACGTAATTTGTCCCAGTTGTCTCCGAGTCGAGAGACGATTTATGCCCAGGTTAACTATGCCGAACGTTTAATCGAACTCGTCGAAACTGCCGACTTGCACCCTCAAGAAATCAATTATAAAACTATCGCCCAACAGTTAGCCGATACCCTGAAAGCGGCAAAACGCTTAAATGATAAACGGGCAGAATCGCTGAGTTTAGGCATCCTCGGAAAAGTATACGACAAAACCCAACAATGGTCTCAAGCTCAAGATTTAACCGAACAAGCCCTATTTTTGTCTCAGAGTATCAACGCTGCTGATTTATCCTATCAATGGGACTGGCAACTGGCACAAATCCTGACAAAGGTGGGCGATAAAAAAAGCGCGATCGCGGCAAATAAACAGGCATTTGATACAGTACAATCCTTACGGGGGGATCTGGTTGCCATGAATGCAGATGTGAGATTTTCCTTTCAAGAGGAAATCGAACCCATTTATCGTCACCTCGTTAGTCTTTTATTAGACTCTCCCTCACCCGAACATCTGCAACAAGCCCGGACTGTGATTGAATCCCTACAACTAGCGGAACTAGAAAACTTTTTCCGCACCGCCTGTTTAGAAACGCAAGCCGAACAAATTGATACCGTCATCGAAAAAGGTGATACGAAAGCGGCGGTGATTTACCCAATTATTTTACCCAACCGTTTAGCGGTAATTCTTTCCTTACCCGGACACCCTCTACAGACTTACCACACCAATGTATCTTCCCCAGACATTGAAGCCACAATCAGCCGTTTACGCCAAACCATGAATCCGGCGTTATCGAATAAAGAACGGCTCAAGCTATCCCAAACGGTTTATGATTGGCTAATTCGCCCGATTGACAATCAATTAGCCAGTAACCAGATTAAAACCTTAGTCTTTGTTCTGGATGGCGTTTTGCGTAATATACCCATGACAGCCCTCTATGATGGCAACCAGTATTTGATTGAAAAATACAGTGTAGCGTTAACACCAGGATTGCAGTTACTTGAACCGCGATCACTCAAACAAGTTCCCCTATTTTCTTTAACAGCAGGATTAACGGAAGCCCGTCAAGGGTTTCTTCCCTTACCGGCGGTTAAGCAAGAAGTTAAAGAAATTAGTGATGATTTACCTTCAGAGATTCTATTGAATGAAACCTTTACTCATGCCAAAATAGAAAAGGAACTCAAAAACCATTCTGTTAACATTCTCCATCTTGCCACCCATGGTCAGTTTAGTTCGCAACCCAAAGACACCTTTATTCTTACCTGGGATAAACGCCTCAATGCCAATACTTTATCTCAATTGCTTAAAACGAGAGAACAAAGCAATTCTGAACCGATTGAACTATTAGTTCTCAGTGCTTGTCAAACGGCGACTGGAGACAAACGAGCCGCTTTAGGATTAGCTGGATTAGCGGTGCGTTCTGGCGCTCGCAGTACAATTGCTACGCTTTGGTCAGTGAATGACCAATCCACTGCCGATACCATGATTAAATTTTATCGCCATTTGCGCCAAGGTGATGGCAACCGAGCGGAAGCCCTGCGGCAAGCTCAGTTATCATTATTAAAGCAAGAAGCCTATCAGCATCCCTATTACTGGGCACCTTTTGTTTTAGTGGGAAACTGGCTGTAA